From the genome of Sphingobacterium kitahiroshimense, one region includes:
- a CDS encoding FixH family protein — MNWGTKIFLSLGIFMLCIIGAGIYMVSHDTDTLEDTDYYEQGLNYDQVYNKKSNVAKHKAEPVIKINHDTLYIQFATVANSGNLIFKRPSDRSIDLQLPFETNTGVYQLPISTLKKGAWNLEIVWKSEGLEFLTDQQLHL, encoded by the coding sequence ATGAATTGGGGTACTAAAATATTTTTAAGCTTGGGTATATTTATGCTCTGTATCATAGGTGCTGGGATTTATATGGTCAGTCATGATACAGATACATTAGAAGATACAGATTATTATGAGCAAGGTCTAAATTATGATCAGGTTTATAATAAGAAATCAAATGTTGCCAAGCATAAAGCTGAACCTGTTATTAAAATTAATCATGATACTTTGTATATTCAGTTTGCCACTGTTGCAAATAGCGGTAATCTGATCTTTAAACGTCCTTCGGATCGCAGTATCGATTTGCAGTTACCATTTGAAACAAATACAGGTGTATATCAGTTACCGATTTCTACTTTAAAAAAAGGAGCCTGGAATCTGGAAATTGTTTGGAAGAGTGAAGGTTTAGAGTTTTTGACAGATCAGCAACTGCATTTATAA
- the ccoG gene encoding cytochrome c oxidase accessory protein CcoG, with product MKAVATNLPDNQSNKTKRAWIYAKKPSGQLYAIRQWVGYGLLLFLFGAPFIKIGGEPLLMFNILERKFSILGSIFYPQDLHIFVFGMLIVMVCVVLFTVVFGRIWCGWTCPQTIFMELIFRKIEYWIEGDWQQQRKLNEGPNTDEKKLKKVLKHSIFLLISFLISNIFLSYIIGVDALYKIVTDPIDQHLGGLLAITIFTFVFYAVFAHIREIVCTTICPYGRLQGVLLDDQSITVAYDHRRGEPRGKQKKDVEQVKGDCIDCQLCVHVCPTGIDIRNGLQMECVSCTACVDACDAVMDKIGKPKKLIGFYTMGEIQGTITKRSNTRAVAYSVVLVALVSVFVSLILMRSDVGATLLRAKGSSYQLRDDHTISNLYSLELVNKSSAEMPFTLVPQDEKLKIQVVNPIKSLTKGGSASLSFFLIINKDDVKRYKEDVKVDVYSGDRKIETLKTTFIAPPGM from the coding sequence ATGAAAGCAGTAGCAACAAATCTTCCTGACAACCAGAGTAATAAAACAAAACGGGCCTGGATTTATGCAAAGAAACCTTCGGGACAATTGTATGCAATAAGGCAATGGGTCGGGTATGGGTTGCTGCTGTTTTTATTCGGAGCTCCTTTTATTAAAATTGGAGGTGAGCCATTATTGATGTTTAATATTCTTGAGCGAAAATTCAGTATTTTGGGAAGTATTTTTTATCCTCAAGATTTGCACATTTTTGTTTTCGGAATGCTTATCGTAATGGTTTGTGTCGTTCTATTTACAGTTGTTTTTGGTCGCATCTGGTGTGGCTGGACTTGTCCACAGACAATTTTTATGGAACTGATATTTCGTAAAATAGAATACTGGATTGAGGGGGACTGGCAACAGCAGAGAAAATTGAATGAAGGACCTAATACGGATGAGAAAAAGTTAAAAAAGGTATTAAAGCATAGTATATTTCTATTGATTTCATTTTTAATATCTAATATTTTTTTATCCTATATAATTGGTGTTGATGCACTTTATAAAATTGTAACCGACCCGATTGACCAACATTTAGGGGGGCTTTTAGCCATTACGATATTTACATTTGTTTTCTACGCAGTGTTTGCACATATCAGAGAAATAGTCTGTACAACAATATGTCCGTATGGACGGTTGCAAGGGGTATTGTTAGATGATCAAAGCATAACAGTTGCTTACGATCACCGCCGTGGTGAGCCACGGGGAAAACAGAAAAAAGATGTAGAACAAGTAAAAGGAGATTGTATTGATTGCCAGTTATGTGTCCATGTCTGCCCTACAGGGATAGATATTCGAAATGGTCTGCAGATGGAGTGTGTCAGCTGTACTGCTTGTGTTGATGCTTGTGATGCCGTGATGGACAAAATAGGTAAGCCGAAAAAACTTATTGGTTTTTATACCATGGGTGAGATTCAAGGAACTATAACCAAAAGAAGCAATACTCGAGCTGTTGCGTATTCTGTTGTATTGGTTGCATTAGTTTCTGTCTTTGTTTCGCTTATATTGATGCGATCTGATGTAGGTGCAACTTTGTTAAGGGCCAAAGGAAGTTCTTATCAATTACGAGATGATCATACAATCAGTAATTTGTATTCATTGGAGTTAGTGAATAAAAGTAGTGCTGAAATGCCTTTTACACTCGTGCCTCAAGATGAAAAACTTAAAATACAAGTTGTAAATCCGATCAAATCGTTGACAAAAGGAGGATCGGCTTCTTTAAGCTTTTTTCTCATCATCAATAAAGATGATGTAAAACGCTATAAAGAAGATGTGAAAGTTGATGTATATTCGGGAGATCGAAAAATAGAAACCTTAAAAACGACCTTCATTGCTCCTCCGGGGATGTGA
- a CDS encoding cbb3-type cytochrome c oxidase N-terminal domain-containing protein, whose product MSLFLNTTVVNAETWSISSGNIYQNILIIVLIVVMLALLASALMVNKAIRSILRITMPEILKEEQVTKIRKKESRKASWNKLLGLRPISEEKDLIIDHEYDGIKELDNPIPIWFNALFYSTMTFAVVYILIYHVFGWGLNQNQEYAQEMEKAEIAKQEYLAQAANLIDESSVVYDESKVAAGHAVFQANCVACHGGAGEGGIGPNLADRFWLHGGEIKDIFKTVKYGVPDKGMVPWEQTLTPGQIAEVSSYIISIRDTKPANPKEPQGTEVTYATADAKATIADSTKVQ is encoded by the coding sequence ATGAGTTTATTTTTAAATACAACAGTTGTAAATGCAGAAACTTGGAGCATAAGTTCTGGTAATATATATCAGAATATTTTAATCATTGTACTCATTGTAGTCATGCTTGCTTTATTGGCTTCGGCATTGATGGTGAACAAGGCGATACGCTCAATTTTGCGTATCACGATGCCTGAGATTTTAAAAGAGGAGCAAGTTACTAAAATTAGAAAAAAAGAGTCACGTAAGGCTTCCTGGAATAAATTGCTAGGGTTACGTCCTATTTCGGAAGAGAAGGATTTAATCATTGATCACGAATATGACGGTATTAAGGAATTAGATAATCCAATTCCAATTTGGTTCAATGCTTTATTCTATTCGACAATGACTTTTGCGGTTGTTTATATCTTAATTTATCATGTTTTTGGCTGGGGTCTAAATCAAAATCAAGAATATGCTCAGGAGATGGAGAAGGCTGAAATCGCAAAACAAGAATACCTAGCGCAAGCGGCTAATTTGATCGATGAATCCAGTGTGGTATACGATGAATCAAAAGTTGCAGCCGGTCATGCTGTTTTTCAAGCAAATTGTGTTGCTTGTCATGGTGGAGCTGGTGAAGGGGGAATAGGTCCTAATTTGGCTGATAGATTCTGGTTACATGGTGGGGAGATCAAGGATATTTTTAAAACGGTTAAGTATGGTGTTCCTGATAAGGGGATGGTGCCTTGGGAACAGACTTTGACTCCGGGACAGATTGCGGAGGTGAGTAGCTACATTATTTCGATCCGTGATACTAAGCCTGCAAATCCTAAAGAACCTCAAGGTACTGAGGTTACATACGCAACGGCTGATGCTAAAGCAACAATCGCCGATTCTACAAAAGTTCAATAA
- a CDS encoding sulfite exporter TauE/SafE family protein: MSYQYFAFFMGLFGSVHCAVMCGPLLFAVQGNHELTWKIAFNKILYQIGRILTYGVYGLALGMIGRIASIQGWQMGLSILTGLILLVIGLVQLFKFKNQDFIKLQTRLVHPIAKLMGRWLYRPGGSFFAGVLNGILPCGMLYMAAAAAMNTESSLTSFYFMVMFGLGTLPLLLIFSFLGNFIRTYFKMNFSKWLPFLYILMGIWFLLRGANLDIPYLSPLLHVDGAMNCHII, translated from the coding sequence ATGAGTTACCAATATTTTGCTTTTTTTATGGGTTTGTTTGGTAGTGTACACTGTGCGGTGATGTGTGGTCCTTTGCTTTTTGCTGTGCAGGGTAATCATGAACTGACCTGGAAAATAGCGTTCAATAAGATATTATATCAGATAGGGCGGATATTGACCTATGGTGTTTATGGTCTTGCACTCGGTATGATTGGTAGAATTGCATCGATCCAGGGATGGCAAATGGGATTGAGCATTTTAACGGGATTGATACTACTTGTTATAGGTTTAGTGCAATTATTTAAATTTAAAAACCAGGATTTTATAAAATTGCAGACACGTCTTGTTCACCCGATAGCTAAACTTATGGGACGTTGGTTATACCGTCCAGGTGGAAGTTTTTTTGCGGGTGTATTGAATGGTATTTTACCTTGTGGCATGTTGTATATGGCCGCAGCTGCAGCAATGAATACAGAATCAAGTTTAACAAGTTTCTATTTTATGGTCATGTTCGGTTTGGGAACATTGCCACTGTTATTAATCTTCTCTTTTTTAGGCAACTTTATTCGGACATATTTTAAAATGAATTTTTCGAAATGGTTACCTTTTCTCTATATCTTGATGGGAATCTGGTTTCTGTTGCGTGGAGCAAATTTAGATATTCCTTATTTAAGTCCATTGCTCCATGTCGACGGAGCAATGAACTGTCATATTATTTAG